In uncultured Desulfuromonas sp., the genomic stretch GGCGCAGCGCCGCATCGCCCAACGTCGCGCCCAATACCGCACTGAGGTGCTCAATGAGATCAGCAAACGACGCATGGAACTGATTTCGCTACGCGAAGCGATCTCCGCCGGTGAAGACCGCGTCACCCGGACAGACGTTCGCTCGCCGGTGCGAGGCACGGTCAAGCAACTGATTGTCAATACCGTCGGTGGGGTCATCCGTCCCGGCGAGCCGATTCTCGAAGTGGTTCCCCTTGACGACGCCCTGTTGGTGGAGGCTCAAATCCGCCCGGCCGACATCGCCTTTCTCTATCCCGGCCAGCCGGCAAAAATAAAACTGACCGCCTACGATTTTTCGATTTACGGAGGGCTGGATGGCTATGTCGAGCAAATCAGCGCCGACACCATCGTCAATGAACACCAGGAGAGCTTTTACCGGGTCAAGCTGCGCACCAAGGAAAAAGCCCTGACCTACAAAGGAACCCAATTGCCGATCATTCCCGGCATGACGGCTTCCGTGGATATTTTAACCGGCAAGAAGTCGGTCTTGAGTTATCTGCTCAAGCCGATTCTCAAGGCAAAACAGACGGCATTACGGGAGCGCTAAGCTTTGTTGGGATGGAGGAACATACGTGCCCTGATCCTTTTGGGGATGTTGCTGGCCACGGTCGGCTGCTCCTCGGTACAGGCCTCGGCTCCGAAAACGACGGCCACGGACAGACCGCCACCGGCGGGGGTATTTGAAACCTACGAGTTTCGCGGCACACTGACCGCCCTGAAGAGCTGGCAACGTGTTTTGAGCCACGGTGCCGAGGAGATGGACCAGTTCAGCTCCCCGCAACAGGACATCGGCATCCGCGCCGCCCGCGAATGGCAGCAAGTGGTCACCCAACTGACCGATGCACCACTGATGGAGCAATTAAGAACAGTCAACCGTTTTTTTAACCGTTGGCCCTATCGTCTGGATCGCGAGGTCTGGCAAAAAAAGGACTACTGGGCGACCCCGCTGGAGTTCTTACGCCACTCCGGCGACTGTGAGGATTACGCCATCTGTAAATATTTTGCCCTGCGACACCTCGGTGTGGCCCCTGACCGGATGCGCATTGTCATTCTCCACGACACCATCCGGGCCATTACCCACGCAGTGTTGGCCGTTTATACACAGGACGACATCCTAATACTGGACAATCTTTCTGATCCGGTGTTTTCCCATCACCGCTATCAGCACTATCTGCCCCAGTATTCAGTCAATGAAAACACGCGTTGGATCCACATCAAACCACGCTCTATGGCCTTGCCAATGCGTACCGACACAGGAGAATAACCATGGTCACAACACCATTTTTAAGCCCGCCACCACAGACCCGGCTGCTGATATCGCGACGCAGAGCCCTGTTGCTGGCCATTGTCGTGATCACAGTCATTGCCATCGGCACCATCATCGGCTCCTCTTGGAGCATTCGAGACAAGGAGCGGGAGATGGAACGCTCCCTGGAGCAACGCCTGTCCCTTCTGGCGATCAGCCATGCCCAAGTGATCGACACCTGGCTTGAGGGGCTGATTCGCCAAGGCGACCGCATTGTCAATTCAGATTTGTTCCGCCTCTACGCAACCGAAGTGGATCTGATCGAAGAGGATATCTCTGCGCTGATCACTCCCGAGCAAACACCAACCGGTGACGATGAAGCCGCGGCATTACGCGCCCAACTTCCTGAGCTACAAAATATTTTCATCGAATTCAGTCATTATGCCGGTTTCCTTTCCGGACGTCTGGTCCACCCCAATGGTCAGGCATACCTGTCCACAGACAGCGGCATCAGTCATCTGTCCGAACAACAGAAAGCATTGGCCCAGCAGGTTTTGAATTCGGCAACAGCGCAATTTTCAGCGCTACAAGCCACTTCGGCCGGACTGGTCATCGACATGGCCCTGCCGCTGTTTTCTCTCGACAGCGACGAGGAGCAAAACACGGTGGTGGCCGTTCTTATTTTGACCAAAGTCGTCACAGAAAAAATCAATCAGCTGCTGTCGGCATCACCGCTGATCGAGCAGGGGGAACGGGTTCACCTGCTGCAGGATACCGCCAAAGGTCTGGCGGTCGTTACGCCATGGATGCCGAAACAGATCGCGCCACTCACTGGCCTTTCACCGCAAATCATCGACAACGAACTGCCTTTTGCGGTTCGTCCCGGCCTGCAGAGCGGTAAAAATGTTTACTCTCTGGCCATCCCGTTACCACGGTTGCCTTGGTGGATTGTCGAGGAAATGGAATACACGGCCGCACGCGCCAGCCTGAGTCGTCATGCCCGAACAGCCTGGAGCATTTCCGCTCTGCTTATGGGTGTTTTTTCGCTGGGTTTTGGGATTTTGTGGTTTCAGCAGATCGGTCTGAAAAACCGCGAAACAGCCCGTCATTTTAAATCTTTGGCCGAACAGATTGACAAACAACGCCAACTGCTTAACAACATCAATGACAACATTGACGACTTTATCTGCCTCAAAGACATTCGCGGCCTTTATCAGTATGCCAATCCGGCC encodes the following:
- a CDS encoding transglutaminase-like cysteine peptidase — its product is MGWRNIRALILLGMLLATVGCSSVQASAPKTTATDRPPPAGVFETYEFRGTLTALKSWQRVLSHGAEEMDQFSSPQQDIGIRAAREWQQVVTQLTDAPLMEQLRTVNRFFNRWPYRLDREVWQKKDYWATPLEFLRHSGDCEDYAICKYFALRHLGVAPDRMRIVILHDTIRAITHAVLAVYTQDDILILDNLSDPVFSHHRYQHYLPQYSVNENTRWIHIKPRSMALPMRTDTGE
- a CDS encoding HD domain-containing phosphohydrolase, with translation MVTTPFLSPPPQTRLLISRRRALLLAIVVITVIAIGTIIGSSWSIRDKEREMERSLEQRLSLLAISHAQVIDTWLEGLIRQGDRIVNSDLFRLYATEVDLIEEDISALITPEQTPTGDDEAAALRAQLPELQNIFIEFSHYAGFLSGRLVHPNGQAYLSTDSGISHLSEQQKALAQQVLNSATAQFSALQATSAGLVIDMALPLFSLDSDEEQNTVVAVLILTKVVTEKINQLLSASPLIEQGERVHLLQDTAKGLAVVTPWMPKQIAPLTGLSPQIIDNELPFAVRPGLQSGKNVYSLAIPLPRLPWWIVEEMEYTAARASLSRHARTAWSISALLMGVFSLGFGILWFQQIGLKNRETARHFKSLAEQIDKQRQLLNNINDNIDDFICLKDIRGLYQYANPAMVKALGRELTEILDRDDCAVFGFDTAKRLEKLDRQVAAEAKPISVQETLYLQSQPTHVLISKAPLFEKSDQLGGIITVMSDITELVESQKRHERAIRRTVEALVSAIELNDTYLAGHSQRLRQLSKEVMKQLGGNKQQVATVEMAANLSQIGKMFIDKNLIAAQRPLSDEERHEVEQHVEHSARILRPIPFELPVPETIYQINEHLDGSGYPKGLQGNEILFTARVLSVTNSFCAMVEPRAHRTGKSIADALDELENLPQRYEASIVTALRNVIESPAGDKILRRQEDA